The DNA region CAGGGAGGGGGCGGTGTTGAGCCCTACAATGGTGCGATCCGAAAGAACGATGTGGTGAATGTCCAGATTGCAGGGGAGCCAACTCTCTCTGGGCTATTTCGGGTTGGGATGGATGATGCCATCACTCTGCCGCTTGTTGGCTCTCTGAAGGTTGCTGGCCTGCTTCCTACGGCAGCTGCAGATCTTATTGCAGGTCTCTACAAGAAAAAACAGCTCCTGGTTGATCCCCAGGTGGTTGTCAGTATTGTCGGGCGGCCGGAGAAGACGGTTTTTGTCTCTGGGGCTCTGGATCGTCAAGGTCGTGTGGTGATTAATGAAAAGACCCGTCTTGACGAGGTACTCGAGCCAGCGGGCGTGACCGCGAATGCCGATCTTAGTAAGGTGGTTATCACACGGGGCGAGACAAAGATCTCGGTTGATTATTTGGTCTACCGCTCGGGTAAAGACACACCCGACGGTAAAAACAACCCGATTCTTGAGGATGGAGACAAGATCTATATCCGTGCGCGGATTCAGCTCTCGGGCACCATCAAAATTGGTGGTGAGGTTCGAACACCGCAAACCACGGCACTAACCAATGGACTGACCCTCTCCCAAGCGATTCAGCAGTCCGGGGGCGTGACGGAGTTTGCAGATCGCGATAAAGTGACTCTCTCGCGTGACGGAAAAGATATCATTGTTGCCTATAAAGCGATTCAAGAAGGCCAGACCAGCAAAGATATCCCACTCCAAGATAAAGATGAGATCTTTGTTCCGCGGCTAATGTTGGGGAGTGTTAAGGTCAATGGGGAAGTACGATCACCGCAAACGGCAGTTCTGACTAAGGGCATGACCCTGGCGCAGGCGATCCAGATGGCAGGAGGGGTGACCGAGTTCGCAGATCGTGATCGAGTTACGATCTCACGGGATGGTAAGGAGATTCTTGTCCCCTACAAAGCGATCCAGGAGGGCCAGACAAGCAAGGATCTCCCGTTACAGGATAAAGACGAGATCTTTGTTCGTCGCCTAGAGAAGCCAAAGGTGTTTCACGTGACGGGTGGGGTCGTGCGAGCAAACACCTTCCCGATCAGTGACAATGTCACCCTTAGTGACGCGATCGCGATGTCTGGTGGGGTCCAGGATGGTGTTGATCTCAAGAAGATTAAGGTATTGCGCAAGACGGAAAAAGGCGAGATCGTTACCAGGGTCTATAACTTGACACTTCCCGAAGACCTGGCAGCTCCCGTCCAAGCCGAAGACTCGATCTCTGTGCCTTACCCACCCATGAAAAAGCCGAAGCCAGATCTCTTCACGATCCTTGGAGCCTTGACAAGCATCGGTTTTCTCTACACGCAATTTAATCGACGTTAGTCTATTTAGTGCTAGTGGCTGAATAGGAGCGTTTAGCCGATAATGGGGAAGTGCAGCGCTCACTTCCCCTTCTGACCCTTCTGGCGACTCTTGGTCTCTATCTCGCCTTCCTCTTGCCTCGCTTGCTGTGGATCGATGAGACAGGGGTTTGGGTGGGCCAAGAGCACCTCTGGAGCGATTGGCCGTGGCACCTGGCGATGGCCCGCCAGCTCGCCGCAGGCATCTGGACCCATCCGCTGATTGCAGGGGAGTCTCTACACTACCCTTTTGCCATGGCGCTCATCACCGCAGGGCTGCTCAAGCTAGGAGTGGGACTCACCGCGGCATTTCTCTTTCCCATCTTGCCTCTGTGGTTGTTGCTTTTAGTCGGTATGTACCGCTTTTGGACCCCCCTACTCAGCAAGCCCTGGTTGGCACTTCTACCAATCTTCTTGTTCTTTCTCGCGGCGGGCCCCGGTGGCCTCCGCTGGCTGCTGGATATCAAGACCCAAGGGCTTGGGGCACTACTAGCCCCACCACACGAGTATGGGCGTGCTTTGGAGGAGTGGGGCTATGAGTGGTATGCCGGAAACTTCCTCGTCGGGATGCTTCTGCCCCAGCGTGCTTTTCTCCCTGGGATGACCCTGACGATCTGGCTACTCTGCGGTCTCCAAAGGGCAAGCTGTCGGCGTCAGTGGGGGCTGATCGGGCTTGGCGCAGGGCTCTTGCCGATTGTCCATGTCCATAGCCTGATTGCATTGATTGCGTTTGGTGCAGCATTGCTCTGGCCGCACCGTGCACGCTGGCGCGAGTGGGGGCTTGCGTTCCTGCCCGGCGCTGCACTTGCCATTGTGCTTTACTTGATCTACTTGCGCCCCGAGAACCCCTACCCCCATTTTGTCAAGCTCCAGCTAGGCTTTGAGGCCAAGACCCCGCTCGATTGGTTTATGATGTGGTGGCGCTTCTGGGGGATGGCCCTCCCGGTGACCTTCTGTGGGCTTTTCTTTTTGCCACGTGGCAGTTTGCGTGGGATTGTAGGGGCGGCAGCTGGGCTTTTCGTGCTCGCTAATGTCATTCTCTTCCAGCCCATAGCCTGGGATAACTCCAAGGTCTTTCTGTGGGCCTACTTTGGCTTCTCAGGGGCGATGGCCTGTCTCTTGGGGCACTTTGGGCAGCGTGGAGTAGGAGGGAAGGTGATTGCGAGTGTCCTGTGCTTCTCACTGACAATCACCGGGCTTGCAGAGCTGATTCGCCTCCAGCGCACGGATGTGAAGCCGTGTCAGGTGGTCTCACGGGACGATATGCTCCTTGCGGAGTCGCTTCGGGAGCAGACACCGGAGGGAGCGATCTTTCTCACGGGAATGGATATCGCCAACGCGCCACTCTGGGCGGGGAGGCCGATCTTTCTCGGCTTTGGTGGTTGGATGCCTAACTTCGGCTACGACCATCGCCAGCGGGAGACGGACCTCAAGAAGATGTTCTCAGGAGCCTCTGACGCACCCGAGCTGCTCAAGAAATGGCACATTGACTTTGTCTTTATCGGCCCGGGCGAGCGCTCCAGCTGGGGAGCTAACGAAGCCTGGTACGCAGCCCACTATCCGCTTCTCTGCAAGGTGGGGGATAAGAGCGTCTATCAGATCAAACGGTAACAGCCAGCGGGCAGACCATCTGCCCGCTGGCTGTTGGAGGTTACGCGCCCCAGCTAGAGTGGAACGTGCCCTCGCGGTCGGTGCGCTCGTAGGTGTGGGCGCCGAAGAGGTCGCGCTGGGCTTGGATCAGGTTCGCTGGCAGGCTCGCGCGGCGGTAGCCGTCGTAGTAGGCCAGCGACGACGCAAACGCGGGGACGGGGACGCCTAGCTTGACGGCCTCACCGACCACGCGGCGCCACGCGGCCTGGCGTGCGGCCAGCCCATCGCGGAAGTACGGGTCGAGCATGAGGTTGGCTAGCTCCGGGTTGTTGTCGTAGGCGTCCTTGATGCGGTTGAGGAACCGGGCGCGGATGATGCAGCCACCGCGCCAGATGGTTGCGATCTCGCCACGGTTGAGGCTCCAGCCAAACTCCGCCGCGGCAGCGTCCATGAGCTGGATACCCTGGGCGTAGGCGACGATCTTGGAGCAGTAGAGCGCATCACGAATGTCGTTGACAAAGGCCACTTTATCGCCCTCAAAGGCCACATCGACCGGCCCAGGGAGCTGAGTACTGGCGGCGACGCGCTCGTCTTTTAGGGCGGAGAGGCAGCGGGCAAAGACGGCCTCGGTGATTCCGGTGACCGGGATGCCTAGGTCCAGCGCGTTCTGGCTGGTCCACTTGCCGGTACCCTTTTGGGCGGCCTTGTCCAGCACGAAGTCCACCAGGTGGCCCTCGGTGAGCGTGTCCTTGGTCTGGAAGATCTGGGTCGTGATCTCGATCAGGAAGCTGTCCAGATCGCCCTCGTTCCACTCCCCAAAGGTCTTGGCGAGCTCATTGTTGCTGAGGCCGCAGACATTCTTGAGAAGATCGTACGCCTCGGCGATGAGCTGCATGTCGGCGTACTCGATCCCGTTGTGCACCATCTTGACATAGTGGCCAGCACCATCGGCACCGATATACGCGACACAGGGCGTGCCATCGACCTTGGCGGAGATCGCCTCAAAGATCGGTGCAACCCGGTCATAGGCCTCACGCTGGCCACCGGGCATGATCGAGGGGCCGTTGAGCGCGCCCTCTTCGCCACCAGAGACCCCAACCCCAAGGAAGTTCAGGCCCTTGGCGGTGAGGTCTTTGTTTCGGCGCTGGGTGTCGGTGTAGAGCGAGTTGCCGCCGTCGATCAGCGTATCGCCGGGGGAGAGCAAGGGGACCAGCTCGTCGATCACCGCGTCCACCGGGCCGCCTGCCTTGACCATGATCAGGATGGTGCGGGGCGCCTCCAGGGCATCGACAAGCTCCTTGAGGCTGTGTGCCCCAACAAAGGTCCCCTCGGTGCCAAAGTCGGCGATAAACTCATCGACCTTGCTAGCGGTGCGGTTGTGCACGGCGATCGGGAAGCCATTGTGGGCGACATTGCGGGCGAGGTTCTGGCCCATGACGGCGAGGCCGGTGAGGCCAAAGTGCGGTTTCTGACTCAAAAGATTTTGCTCCGTGTAGAGAGATTCGCAGTCATTCTATCGCACAGGGCGACGATGATAAACTGTCGCATGAGAGCGCGCAAAAATAGGGAGTGGATGCAGTCTTGGCACAATCCTGAGGAGATGCGTCGCACTTTTCCGCTCTGGCCATTTTTAGGAGCTTGTTGGCTCCTCGCGTCTTTGGTGGATTTCTTTTTTCCGTTAGCGGACAGCGATAGTGGCTGGTTTCTCGGGATAGGGATCTTACTATTTCTTGTCTGGTGGTTTCGTTTTTTCCGTGTGCTCAAGGGAGGCCGACGCTGTGGTTGGCTGGAGAGTCGCCGAGCATCTCGAGGATTGGGTAGAGAGGCTGCTCTTGTGATCCTGTGGTTTGGCATCTCTGCTCTCGATGCGACATTGGCCCTACGCTTTCGTCTTGCGCGCCCAGCGTTTGAAAGTGTGGTTGTCGGAAAAACTGTTCGCTGGGTACCTTGTTTTCGAGTGCAACAGACCTATCTAAAGGGGGGCTGCACGTTTGTGGTGACAGAGCAGAACACAAGGCGGGAGCAAGGGTTTGTTTTTTGTCCCACGGGTCAGCAGCCTGAGCGGCGGAAAGAGAGTGGCTCTACAAACTACCAACCCCTGGAGCACTCTTGGTTTCGGTACGAGCATGTCTTAGGTGGGGATTGACATTCTCTTGATCCATGGTATACTGCCCTCTTTGGTGGCTAGAGTATTTTAGCTACTACTATTTCCAAATGGCGGGGCCGCTTGAAAATGACCCCGCGCCAAAGCCTGGCGGTGCTCAACACCGTCGGGACCTGGAGAAAAAAATGGCCCGAGAATCCTGGAAGACGCGTGAAGCGCGGCGCATCGCCACTGTGGCGAAGTATGCCGAGAAGCGCGCAGAACTAAAGAAGAAGGGCGACTACGAAGCGCTGGCACTCCTGCCCCGTGACGCGTCGCCGTGCCGTGTTAAGAATCGCTGCTCCATCACGGGGCGTGCTAGCGGTTACATGCGAAAGTTTGGTGTCAGCCGCCAGACCTTCCGTGAGCTGGCCCACCGTGGTCTCATCCCCGGCGTCCGCAAGGCGAGCTGGTAGAAAGTTAAGGAGCAACGACTATGGTAATCTCCGATCCTATCGGCGACCTGCTGACCCGTATCCGCAACGCCCAGATGGCGAATCATGACTCCCTTGAGATGCCCTCCAGCAAGATCAAGCTCGAGATCCTTCGCATCCTGCAGGCAGAGGGCTTCATCACCAAGTATGAAGTGATCGAGGACACCCCTCAAAACCGCATCAAGGTTACTCTGAAGTACGCCACCGGTGTTGGTCAGAAGCGCTACCCGGTTATCCAGGGACTCAAGCGTGTGTCCAAGCCTGGTCTGCGTGTCTATGCCCCTGCCGATGAGATCCCCTCTGTCAAGCGTGGTCTTGGCGTGGCGATCTTGACCACCTCCCGTGGCATCGTGACCGGCAAGCAAGCCAAGAAACTGGGTGTCGGCGGCGAAGTCCTGGCCTTCATCTACTAAGATCTGGTGATCGTGACTCTGGCTTCGTGCCGGAGGGAGTTAACCTGTAATGTCCCGAATTGGAAAACAACCTATCGCGCTGCCTGCGGGCGTCACGGTAACAGCGGAGACCGATGGTCTCGTCACTGTTACTGGCCCCAAGGGAACGCTCTCGCGCCGCGTCTCGCCGCGCATGGAAATTAAAGTCGAAGGCACCACGCTCTCTGTCGTGCGCCCCACCGACTCCGACGACGACCGCGCTCAGCACGGGCTTGTCCGCACCCTAGTCAACAACATGGTGGTGGGCGTCTCTGCGGGCTACCAGAAGGTCCTCAACGTGACCGGTGTTGGTTACCGCGCCACGATCGAGGGCGGCAACCTGGTTCTCAATGTCGGCTACTCGCACTCTGTGACCATCAACCCGCGCCCTGGGATTACCTTCAGCGCCGTGGTCGACCCGGCCACTCGTATGCCCGTGATCACCGTCGCGGGGATCGACAAGGAGATCGTCGGACAGCAGTCCGCCGAGGTCCGTAAGGTCCGCAAGCCGGAGCCGTACAAGGGCAAGGGTATCCGCTACAGCGATGAGATCGTCCGCCGCAAGGCTGGTAAGTCCGGTAAGGCCGGCAAGGGCGGTAAGAAGAAGTAATTACCCGGTAGGGGGGCGGGCGCTCCCGTCTCCTGCGGAAAGGCACTATAGATGAGTTTGAATCGGAATGCGACGCGTCTCAAGCGTCACACGCGCATCCGCAAGCGGATGCACGGTGACTCTGAGCGCCCTCGGCTGAGCGTCTATCGCTCGCTGACAAATATCTATGCACAGATCATCAACGATGAAGAGGGCCGCACGCTCGTGGCCGCTTCGTCGCTGGACAAGGACCTGCGCGCTGCCAAAAACGGCGGCAATCTGGAAGGTGCGGAGGCGGTTGGGAAGCTGATCGCGGAGCGTGCTAAGGCGGCGGGTGTTACCAAGGTCGTGTTCGATCGTGGTGGCTATCTTTATCATGGGCGCATCAAGGCACTGGCCGATGCAGCACGTGAAGGCGGACTGGAGTTCTAAGGTATGGCGCGAATCAATCCCGACACGCTCAACCTGGAGGAGCGCGTCGTTCGGACGAACAAAGTCCAGAAGACCAACAAGGGTGGTCGTACCATGTCCTGGTCCATTCTGGTGGTCGTAGGCGATGGCAGTGGTCATGTCGGTGCTGGCATTGGCAAGGCTCGGGCGATCCCCGATGCCGTGCGCAAGGGCACCGAGGATGCAAAGAAGAACCTGATCAAGGTTCCGATTGTCGATGGAACTATTCCCCACGAAGTGCTAGCCGTGCACGGTGCGTCTCAGGTTCTCCTGAAGCCGGCCGCAGCGGGTACGGGAGTGGTGGCCGGTGGCGCGGTGCGTGTGCTGCTTGAGGCAGCGGGCGTCCACGATGTCCTGGCCAAGTCCATCGGTTCCAACAACCCGGTTAACAATGCTTGGGCGACCATGAAGGCGTTCGCTGAGCTCAAGACCGTGGATGACTATGCCGCACTGCGTGGCAAGACGGCGGCGGAAGTGCGCCGTGGTAGCGCGCAGACTGAGGTGAAGGAGGAGAGCGGAGATGGCGCTTAAGGTCACTCTCGTCAAGAGTCCTATCGGATTTGAGAAGTCACAGGGAGCAACGGCTCGGGCCATGGGCCTGACCCGCCTCGGCAAGACCGTCGAGCTTCCTGACAATGAGTCGGTCCAGGGCATGGTCTTTAAGATCCAGCACCTGGTCAAGGTCGAGCAGGCCGAGGAGGCAGCAAAGTGAATCTTTCCGACCTGTCCCCCGCAGGGGGCGCAACGCATCGTCGTAAACGAATCGGCCGTGGTGTCGGTTCGGGGCATGGTAAGACCAGTACCCACGGCCACAAGGGTGACAAGGCCCGTGGCACCGTGCGTCCCGGTTTTGAAGGAGGCCAGACGCCTCTGCACCGCCGCTTGCCCAAGCAGCGCGGTCTTGGCGTGGGCTTAACGGCACGTGGGTTCAACACGGGCCGCTACAAGACCCACTACAATATCGTCAACCTGGGTGATCTCGCCGCTCGTTTCGAGGACGGCGCGACGGTCGATCCGGATACGGTTCTGGCGGCGGGTCTGACCCGTAGCAACGGCCTACCCCTGAAGGTGCTCAACGATGGGACGCTCGACAAGAAGCTCAACATCCGTGCACACAAGTTCAGCGGCAACGCCCAAGCGGCCATCGAGGCTGCCGGCGGCACTGCTGAAGTTATCTAAATCTTCCCAATCACGGGAGCAATTTACGAGGCCGGGAACTTTTCCTGGCCTCGTTTTGATACAATAGACATCATGCTTGAAAAACTCGCGGCTGCATGGGCGGTACCGGATATTCAGAAACGTCTGATCTTCGTCCTCAAAGCCTTTCTGGTCTACGTCATCGCGTCGCATATCCCAATGGCGGGCATCAACCACGACGCCGTCAATAAGCTCGTCTCTCAGGGGCTCCTGAATGCCTACGATGTCTTCTCGGGAGGGGCACTGCGCCGCGTCTCGATCATCGGCCTCTCGCTCATGCCCTACATCAATGCGTCGATTGTGATGCAGCTCCTGACGGTTGCGATCCCGCAGCTCCAGGCGATGTCCAAAGAGGGCGAGTCGGGTCGTCGGCAGATCAACAAGATTACTCGCTACGCCAGTATCGGGCTGGGTTTTGTGCAGGCTGCGGGCCTCTACAACATGTTCTCCAGCGGGGGGGCCATACAGAAGGGCTTCTTCCCGATGCTCATGATGATGGTGGTCATGACCTCTGGCACCATGTTCCTGCTCTGGCTGGGCGAGCAGCTCACCGAGAAAGGGATCGGCAACGGCACGAGCCTGATTATCTTTGTGGGCATCATGATCTCCATCCCCAACCAGATCCTCATGACCTTCAAGATGGTCCAAGAGGGCGCGGTCTCGATCTTTGGCGTGGTGGGGATGGCTATCCTCTTCCTAGCCTCGATTGTGGGCGTGATCTACATGACCCAGGGGACACGCCGCATTCCCGTTCTGAACATGCGCAAGGTGACCGCCGGTGGACGGATGACCTCCGCGGGCCAGTCGTACCTGCCGCTGAAAATCAACACGGCGGGGGTAATTCCGATTATCTTTGCGATGTCGATCCAGCTCTTCCCCCAGACCTTCCAGCAGTTCTTCCCGCGTGGTAAGAGTGCCTTCGGCGACTTCCTCTTCAACGCGACCCAGTGGCTCAACCCGGGGGCGAGTGTCTGGGCATCGCTGATCTTTGCGGTCCTGGTGATGTTCTTCACCTACTTCTACACCGCGGTCCAGTACGATACCAACGATATTGCGGACAACCTCAAGAAGTACGGCTCCCTGATTCCCGGAGTGAAGCCCGGAAAGCCCACGGCGGAGTATCTCGATACGGTTCTGACCCGCATCACGCTGGCAGGGGCGATCTTCCTGGCAGCGATCTCGCTCATCCAGTACTGGGCACCCACATGGACCGGTGTCAAGGCCGTCTCGATTGTTGGTGGCACCTCGCTACTGATCGTCGTTGGGGTGGCGCTGGAGACCATGACCGCCATTGAGGCCCAGATGGCCATGCGCAACTACGAGGGCTTCATCAAGACCCGCCCAAGTGACAGCGACAACATGATGCGGGGGCGGATGCGATAGAGCCTCTCCGGCTGATACTGCTTGGCCCACCGGGGGTGGGCAAGGGAACCCAGGGGGCACGTCTGAGCCAAGCGCTCGGCGTGCCCTCGGTCTCGACGGGGGCACTGCTCCGGTCGCTGATCGCGTCTGGGGAGGACACGCCGCTAGTGCGGGAGGCGCGCCAGATCCTGAGCGGTGCCTTTGTCTCGGATGACTTTGCCAATGCGCTCGCCTTCTCCGCGATCGAGGGGGAGGCGGGCTTTGTGCTGGATGGCTACCCGCGGAGCGTGGCGCAGGCAGAGGCACTGGAGCGCTTTCTGGCGGAGCGCGGTCAGGTGCTGGACTGCGTGCTCTTCTTCCAGCTGAGTGAGGCTGCCCTAGAGGCCCGAGTGCTCGGGCGGCGTGTCTGTGGTACGTGTGGGGCGACCTACCATATCGTGGTGGCTCCGCCATGTCAGGAGGGCCTCTGTGACCGCTGTGGGGGCGTGCTGGGGCTCCGTGTGGAAGACGATGCCCCACAGAAGCGTGCGCTGCGTCGTCAGCTCTACCAGGCCCAGACCGCGCCGCTGTGCGCGTTCTACCAGGAGCGTGGTGTGTTACGTGAGATCGAGGCGGAGGGAGATCCCGATGCCATCTTTAAGAAAGTTTGCGAAAGTCTACCGCGTTTGATATAATCGGCGATTGTGTGCCACAGGTCTAAATGCCCTGTTGCGCATAAACAAGCGCGGTTTGACGAGAAAAGAAAGAACGCTATGGCAGGAAGAAGTGGTGGCTATCGGCCTGGCGGACGGCCAGGTGGGGGAAGACCCGGTGGCGGTCGGCCCGGTGGTGGTGGACGCTCCGGTGGGGGTGGACGCTCCGGTGGTGGAGGCAACTCTACACCGCCGTCGGACGAGCCAGAGAAGGAGCAGGGCATCGAGGTTCAGGGGACGATCGTTGAGAATCTTCCGAACACGATGTTCAAGGTCAAGCTAGAGAGTGGGCACGAGGTGCTCGCGCATATCTCCGGCAAGATCCGCATGCACTACATTAAGATTCTGCCTGGTGATCGGGTTCTCGTTGAGCTCTCGCCGTATGATCTCACACGAGGTCGGATTCTCTATCGCTACCGATAGGGAGGCAAGAAAAATATGAAAGTTCGAGCATCTGTTAAGCCCATCTGCAACAACTGCAAGGTCATCAAGCGAGAAGGCGTCCTGCGCGTCATCTGCAAGAAGAACCCGAAGCATAAGCAGCGTCAGGGCTAATTGTAAGTTTTTGAGGAGTAGAAGTCCGTGGCACGTATTGCTGGTGTAGACCTGCCCCGCGACAAGAGCGTGGAATACGCTTTGCCTGATATCTTTGGAGTTGGACTGGCCGGTGGCCGTGTGATTCTGGAGCAGGCGAAGATCGATCCTCGCAAAAAAGTTGCGGAATTGACGGAGACGGAAGTCTCCACCCTGCGCGACATTATTGAAAAAGAATGGCGCGTTGAGGGAGACCTGCGACGACAGATCGCGATGAATATTCGTCGTCTGCAGGAGATTCAGTGCTATCGCGGCCTGCGGCATCGCCGAGGGCTTCCCGTTCGCGGGCAGCGCACCTCGACCAATGCTCGTACCCGCAAGGGACCGAAGCGCACAGTGGGCGCTAAGAAGAAGAAGAAGTAGGTTCTATGGCACGAAAAGTAACTGCTGCTCAGGCGGCGCGCAACAAGCCCAAGGTTCGCAAGAACATTGCGGTGGGTGTGGCGCACATCCAGAGCACCTTCAACAACACGATTATCACGCTCACCGATACCAAGGGAGAGGCGATCTCCTGGGCCTCTGCGGGCCAGGTTGGTTTCAAGGGCACCAAGAAGGGCACCCCCTTTGCCGCACAGCTGGCTGCTGAGAGCGCCGCTCGCAAGGCAATGGAGCATGGCCTCAAGCGGGTCGATGTGCATGTCAAGGGGCCGGGTTCCGGTCGTGAGACCGCCATCCGTGCGCTGGGACAGGTTGGCCTTGAGGTTAGCATGATCAAGGACGTCACCCCGTTGCCGCACAACGGCTGCCGCGCCCCCAAACGTCGCCGAGTCTGAGTCGGGCTCTGGTCTGCAGAGCCTACTTGTAAACCTATGCGGAAGCGCATAGGGACGAAGAGGAAAAATGTCAAAATCGTCACCGAACTCCGTCAGTGGGGATACCCGCTGTCGAAAGTGTCGTCGCGCTGGAGAGAAGCTTTATCTCAAGGGTGCACGATGCTACTCCAAGAAATGTGCGATCGAGCGCCGCAACTACGCGCCCGGTCAGCATGGCCCCAATGCCCGTCCTGCCAAGCCTACGGACTATGGTAAGCAGCTTCGTGAGAAGCAGAAGATGCGCCAGATGTACCGCGTCTTGGAAGGGCCTTTCCGTGCCTATGTCGCAGAGGCATCCCGTCGCCGCGGCGTTACGGGCGAGAATCTCCTTCAGCTCTTGGAGATGCGCCTTGACAATGTGGTCTTCCGCCTTGGGTTCTCCACTAGCCGTGCTCAGGCCCGTCAGCTGGTCAGCCACGGACACCTGCTGGTCAATGGCAAGCCGGTGGATATCCCCTCGTACCAGGTTCGCCCTGGCGACACAATCACCATCGCCGAAGGCTCCCGCCGCATGAGCGTCATCCAAGATGCTCTCTCGGGCGTCGGCTCTCGAATCCCTACCTGGCTCTCTCTCGATGCCCACCAGTTCACCGGGAAAATCGTCGCGGCTCCCCGTCGTGATGAAGTGGATTCGCAGGTTCAAGAGCAGGTTATCATCGAGTTCTACTCCCGCTAGTTCTCAGGAGGAGACACTATGGCAATTCAGGAGACAGTTGTACCCCGTATCGAAACACTGGAGCAGTCTGGGCTGTTTGGCAAGTTTGTTGTCGAGCCGCTGGAGCCTGGCTACGGTGTGACTCTGGGCAACTCGCTTCGCCG from Armatimonas rosea includes:
- a CDS encoding SLBB domain-containing protein — translated: MTVSLLAVGCLTVLLGGGAGGALAQTTPPAQGGGGVEPYNGAIRKNDVVNVQIAGEPTLSGLFRVGMDDAITLPLVGSLKVAGLLPTAAADLIAGLYKKKQLLVDPQVVVSIVGRPEKTVFVSGALDRQGRVVINEKTRLDEVLEPAGVTANADLSKVVITRGETKISVDYLVYRSGKDTPDGKNNPILEDGDKIYIRARIQLSGTIKIGGEVRTPQTTALTNGLTLSQAIQQSGGVTEFADRDKVTLSRDGKDIIVAYKAIQEGQTSKDIPLQDKDEIFVPRLMLGSVKVNGEVRSPQTAVLTKGMTLAQAIQMAGGVTEFADRDRVTISRDGKEILVPYKAIQEGQTSKDLPLQDKDEIFVRRLEKPKVFHVTGGVVRANTFPISDNVTLSDAIAMSGGVQDGVDLKKIKVLRKTEKGEIVTRVYNLTLPEDLAAPVQAEDSISVPYPPMKKPKPDLFTILGALTSIGFLYTQFNRR
- the gndA gene encoding NADP-dependent phosphogluconate dehydrogenase; amino-acid sequence: MSQKPHFGLTGLAVMGQNLARNVAHNGFPIAVHNRTASKVDEFIADFGTEGTFVGAHSLKELVDALEAPRTILIMVKAGGPVDAVIDELVPLLSPGDTLIDGGNSLYTDTQRRNKDLTAKGLNFLGVGVSGGEEGALNGPSIMPGGQREAYDRVAPIFEAISAKVDGTPCVAYIGADGAGHYVKMVHNGIEYADMQLIAEAYDLLKNVCGLSNNELAKTFGEWNEGDLDSFLIEITTQIFQTKDTLTEGHLVDFVLDKAAQKGTGKWTSQNALDLGIPVTGITEAVFARCLSALKDERVAASTQLPGPVDVAFEGDKVAFVNDIRDALYCSKIVAYAQGIQLMDAAAAEFGWSLNRGEIATIWRGGCIIRARFLNRIKDAYDNNPELANLMLDPYFRDGLAARQAAWRRVVGEAVKLGVPVPAFASSLAYYDGYRRASLPANLIQAQRDLFGAHTYERTDREGTFHSSWGA
- the rpsN gene encoding 30S ribosomal protein S14 — encoded protein: MARESWKTREARRIATVAKYAEKRAELKKKGDYEALALLPRDASPCRVKNRCSITGRASGYMRKFGVSRQTFRELAHRGLIPGVRKASW
- the rpsH gene encoding 30S ribosomal protein S8, translated to MVISDPIGDLLTRIRNAQMANHDSLEMPSSKIKLEILRILQAEGFITKYEVIEDTPQNRIKVTLKYATGVGQKRYPVIQGLKRVSKPGLRVYAPADEIPSVKRGLGVAILTTSRGIVTGKQAKKLGVGGEVLAFIY
- the rplF gene encoding 50S ribosomal protein L6, producing MSRIGKQPIALPAGVTVTAETDGLVTVTGPKGTLSRRVSPRMEIKVEGTTLSVVRPTDSDDDRAQHGLVRTLVNNMVVGVSAGYQKVLNVTGVGYRATIEGGNLVLNVGYSHSVTINPRPGITFSAVVDPATRMPVITVAGIDKEIVGQQSAEVRKVRKPEPYKGKGIRYSDEIVRRKAGKSGKAGKGGKKK
- the rplR gene encoding 50S ribosomal protein L18 — encoded protein: MSLNRNATRLKRHTRIRKRMHGDSERPRLSVYRSLTNIYAQIINDEEGRTLVAASSLDKDLRAAKNGGNLEGAEAVGKLIAERAKAAGVTKVVFDRGGYLYHGRIKALADAAREGGLEF
- the rpsE gene encoding 30S ribosomal protein S5, whose protein sequence is MARINPDTLNLEERVVRTNKVQKTNKGGRTMSWSILVVVGDGSGHVGAGIGKARAIPDAVRKGTEDAKKNLIKVPIVDGTIPHEVLAVHGASQVLLKPAAAGTGVVAGGAVRVLLEAAGVHDVLAKSIGSNNPVNNAWATMKAFAELKTVDDYAALRGKTAAEVRRGSAQTEVKEESGDGA
- the rpmD gene encoding 50S ribosomal protein L30: MALKVTLVKSPIGFEKSQGATARAMGLTRLGKTVELPDNESVQGMVFKIQHLVKVEQAEEAAK
- the rplO gene encoding 50S ribosomal protein L15; this encodes MNLSDLSPAGGATHRRKRIGRGVGSGHGKTSTHGHKGDKARGTVRPGFEGGQTPLHRRLPKQRGLGVGLTARGFNTGRYKTHYNIVNLGDLAARFEDGATVDPDTVLAAGLTRSNGLPLKVLNDGTLDKKLNIRAHKFSGNAQAAIEAAGGTAEVI
- the secY gene encoding preprotein translocase subunit SecY codes for the protein MLEKLAAAWAVPDIQKRLIFVLKAFLVYVIASHIPMAGINHDAVNKLVSQGLLNAYDVFSGGALRRVSIIGLSLMPYINASIVMQLLTVAIPQLQAMSKEGESGRRQINKITRYASIGLGFVQAAGLYNMFSSGGAIQKGFFPMLMMMVVMTSGTMFLLWLGEQLTEKGIGNGTSLIIFVGIMISIPNQILMTFKMVQEGAVSIFGVVGMAILFLASIVGVIYMTQGTRRIPVLNMRKVTAGGRMTSAGQSYLPLKINTAGVIPIIFAMSIQLFPQTFQQFFPRGKSAFGDFLFNATQWLNPGASVWASLIFAVLVMFFTYFYTAVQYDTNDIADNLKKYGSLIPGVKPGKPTAEYLDTVLTRITLAGAIFLAAISLIQYWAPTWTGVKAVSIVGGTSLLIVVGVALETMTAIEAQMAMRNYEGFIKTRPSDSDNMMRGRMR
- a CDS encoding adenylate kinase family protein encodes the protein MLGPPGVGKGTQGARLSQALGVPSVSTGALLRSLIASGEDTPLVREARQILSGAFVSDDFANALAFSAIEGEAGFVLDGYPRSVAQAEALERFLAERGQVLDCVLFFQLSEAALEARVLGRRVCGTCGATYHIVVAPPCQEGLCDRCGGVLGLRVEDDAPQKRALRRQLYQAQTAPLCAFYQERGVLREIEAEGDPDAIFKKVCESLPRLI
- the infA gene encoding translation initiation factor IF-1; its protein translation is MEVQGTIVENLPNTMFKVKLESGHEVLAHISGKIRMHYIKILPGDRVLVELSPYDLTRGRILYRYR
- the rpmJ gene encoding 50S ribosomal protein L36; translated protein: MKVRASVKPICNNCKVIKREGVLRVICKKNPKHKQRQG